A stretch of the Acidobacteriota bacterium genome encodes the following:
- a CDS encoding molybdenum cofactor guanylyltransferase — MANEDLCAVILAGGKSRRMGSNKALVTVDGRSLIRIVIDRVLPLTRRILVSADEEDAYRFLGFPVVPDRYRDHGPLAGVHAAMHHEEATLYLVLACDLPSVPTRLLENLVRLAEGYDAAIPRSEGGLAHPLCAVYRRSCLPRIEEALERGARKVIATFLDGPLRIRWVTPDQGPFFDSDLANINTPGDLRTLGRGARRKTSLNSTYGSQLLK; from the coding sequence ATGGCTAACGAGGATCTGTGCGCCGTCATCCTGGCCGGCGGGAAGAGCCGCCGGATGGGGAGCAACAAGGCGCTGGTCACGGTCGACGGACGCAGCCTGATCCGGATCGTGATCGATCGGGTGCTCCCCCTGACCCGCCGCATCCTGGTCTCGGCCGACGAGGAGGACGCCTACCGCTTCCTCGGGTTCCCCGTCGTCCCCGACCGCTACAGGGATCACGGCCCGCTGGCGGGGGTTCACGCCGCCATGCATCACGAGGAAGCCACCCTCTACCTCGTCCTGGCCTGCGACCTGCCGAGCGTGCCCACCCGGCTGCTCGAAAATCTCGTCCGCCTCGCCGAAGGGTACGACGCCGCCATCCCCCGTTCGGAGGGGGGGCTGGCCCACCCGCTGTGCGCCGTCTACCGGAGGAGCTGCCTGCCGAGGATCGAAGAGGCCCTCGAGCGCGGCGCCCGGAAGGTGATCGCCACCTTCCTCGACGGCCCCCTGCGCATCCGCTGGGTGACGCCCGACCAGGGCCCGTTTTTCGACTCCGACCTGGCTAATATCAATACTCCCGGGGACTTGCGCACCCTCGGCCGGGGGGCCCGACGGAAAACCTCCCTAAACTCAACATATGGTAGCCAGTTACTCAAATAA